The genomic stretch GAACTATTTGCATaaatcatttctgtgttttctttctgtgtgtgtaaTGCAGAGAATGCCTGCACTGACTGGGggtttgttgtgtttctttttcttttaactagTCAGAAAATGATGAGAAGATAGTAATATATGACCACATTGGGCCTAATGTCTGCATGGGGGATCACAAGGTAAATAAAACAGACATTTAGATTGTATCTTCTAAGTCTTTCTCATGAGGATGAAGAATATGTGCACTAGTTTCTGTTAACTCTATGTTTAAGTCAACTATACCTCTGtcctgtttttaatttaaagacttaaaaatgttttaaagttgaattcagcagaaagcagacagTATATTAGAGCAGGCACTTGTATGAAATAAAGAACAGGATGATATGCTCTAGGCTGGAAGCATGATACAATACAAAAatgaagaggagcagcagctgtcTGTGCACTTACGACTCTTGCTgtaaaacagaagtattttcattGTAGTTGAAAACCCACTTTTTATTGGGTTATTAAAATTGCTTCCAAGGCATAGATTCCATGAAGTTGGTGCCTTGCTGCTCATTAGTAAAACTCCAAGACAGAATTTTACAAACAATCTTCTCTGCTGCAGGTACCAGGTGGGAAGCACAGTCAGGAATCCAGCCAAACTGAGTGTTTGCTCTCTTTGAAAAAGGCTGatcaaggaggaggaggaaagctcTGAAAGCCCAAATTAAAACAATATGAGACCTATAAAAACTCATGTAGAAACTTGTAAAGTATATGATAGTGGTAATGTGTCAGACAGCACTAAGCTTCTTGAATGTTAATTCAGTGATGGATAGTGGGTAACCGCATGTGTATGCATGCGTCCAAATTCACAAATAACATGGCTGTATTTACTTTCGTGCTCAAGAGTTCTTGTGAGACAGTGGTGTTGTTCTAAGGAAGAATGTGCTTAAGATATTTGTCCAGATACACCCAAGTCAGGTTTTAAACTACAGCAGTTTACTCACTGCTACAGTGAAATGGGAAGCTCAGGGTGTCAGCCGCTGCAGGGCAGCCAGCTCACAACCAGAAATCTCTTTCCCTTGTCACTAGTGTACCTAACACAGATCTTTTAGCAGGCACTTGCAGTGGAGCTGATGCAATCAGTGATAAGGGGGAGTTGTGTCTAAAACCAGAGCCTCTTCCTGTGGAAATCAGGGGCAAATTTCCCCTTTGACTTCAAGGAGAGCAGAGATCTATAGGGAGATGATAGAGTTCTCCTGTGCATTTTGTAGCTAGATTAATCAGAAAAATGCTTGCACTGTTTTGTTGCAAGTCGTAGAGGAATTTTTGTTGTGTTTACTGCTGATTGTAAAAACATAATGTTTCCATTTCAAACATGTAACTTCTATTTTTCCCTGACTTGCTGCAGCCTGTGTTCCTGTCCTTTCGAATAGCTGCTGGGGCAGGTAAACCTATTGCAAATGTGCACAAGTGTTGTGTCGTGCAGTGATGTGGTGGTAaatatcattttttttcctctacgTTTATATTCTCTACAACATTTcccctgtgtttatttttctttttaaaaacctgCCAATTCTGCAACAGGAAAAAGATGCCAACGGAACGAGAAGATTTTCCGTGAAGCCAGCCTGTagcaggagggaaggagcaCGCCACAAACCGAAACACTTAATCCTAACAGCTGTATTGATAAATCAAGTCCCGAGTGCCACATTTTTAGACTGCTGATCGTACACTATGCTTCAGCATCCGGACTCTGTTCGAGAAAAGCCTCACATACCTCACTGTCTTGTATGTTCATGTGACATCAAGTAGAAACgtggaattattttttatatatatgtcaCGATTCTGTTGCCAAAACTCTAAATAGACAGCAGAGATGTTCTGTATTTTAGATTTCACGACTTTCAACTTTTAGTAAGTGTTTGTCAATGTGGAAAAGCATATTATGAACTTCTAAAGGTGTCATGCCTAACATTATATATCTTTACCACTTTGGGGTTTTGTACATTGGATTGTATAGATAGAGCTATCAATGgttttaaaatggtattttctttGTTGACCAAGGCTTATGGTTTGTGTTTTTAGTTTtagtattttggttttcatttttataatttttttctcatgttattTACTATACTGCCATGTTACATGGTTTTTGAAtcacacagcagctgctttctatacatacatatatgtgtgtgtatatatatgtatgtatgtgtatatatacacagatatataaataatttataaaccTGACCAAAACTTATGCTAAATATACTTTCCAATATGAATGCTTGAGAGTGCCATATCAGCAGTTAGTGTCCGAGTCCTAGCAGGTTCAGTTAAGTGTACATCAACAGCCAACatttatataataaataatatatagcAGTGCCATCCTGGATACAGATATATATAGCATACTATATAGCACATATATTAGCAGTTTCACTTTGTTACTCCTATAATCCCTTCTTTCTATGTAATATTAAGGATTGAATGTGAAGTTCTTAGCTAGGTTTGGGTGTAACTTTCCAGAATTTTGTAAActggttttgtctgtcttttgttACTGTTTATGGTGCCAAGTATTCTATATTGAAACAATAACAGCACGGGAGAAGAGAATGATAGTCTGCTTCAGGTAGCAGCTGTACTGGACACAGACTGTATTTATACAGtgttaaaggaagaaaaaaaaaacaactgtaaaTTTTCCTGGTTAGTAGCTCGGTGCAGCTATAATATAACCTTGTTACGGACATTTTTCTCCCACcactaaataaaacattaaaaggtAATTAGGGAGTCTGTTGATGAAACACAAATGTATGTTTTATTGATTTAATTTAGAACACTACAGAGTTCATGGACTGCGTGATGGCATTAGATTGATGCTTGATTTTGGTATAAATCACTACCATTGAAAATGATTTGATGTCTGCTTGCAGAGTGTGTTCTCAGCAGTACGAGCTGGGTTTCTCTAAGCGCTGTTGCCCAGCGGGTGTTGCAGCTCTGTATCGTCGTTGTGCCATGTTGCATTATAACCACACAGTAATTCTATTTAAGCAAACTCAACTCATGATAACTTCGAAGGCCTTTAGAAACGAGTACTCTGGTTCTCAAGCAATAAAACTAATCATGGTGAATGTGGTTGTGTCTGTCCCTTTAATTTGGGCATTGGGGACTACAGGGAAATTATTTAATTGTCACATTTCTTATTAATGAGTTACCTTTTAATCTCCTGCCAGTTAACGGGGTATTTCTCAGATGGGAACCCGTGTTGCAGAATGCAGCTCGTAGGATTAATCAAAACACAAGACAAACTGAGGAAAAGACGGTTTGGAGTTTGCATTGGAGTGCTGCTGCACGGGGAGTTACTTGACTTTGTGAGCTACTCAGGAGATGCCAGCGCCCAGCAGCTCGATGAATTTGCCGTCGTAAGCTCCTTCGTGACTATCCCCGGGTGCCGAAAACCCGCTGCCCGGTCAAGCTCCTGACGGAGCCTCCTTCACAGATCAGCTCGTCACAGCCGTGGAGCGGGCGGCTGTCAGTGCGGCCCCCGCCGGGCCGCAGGCGCTGGGTGGGGGTGAGCGGTCACAGTGACTCGACGAGTCTCAGGCTGAGCCCGCAGGAACTCGTAAAACGCAGCTCTGGCGTTCAGAGACGCCCGGGCGGGGCCGTCACCGGCAGCGCTCCCGACCGCACCTGGGGGGTCCGGCCCCGCGACCGCCGTCGGACTCCGCGCAGCCCCAGGGCCCCACTCCGCGGAAGGCCGAACGGGCATCCCCGAGCGCAGGTGCGCGGGCTCCGCGGGCCGCTTTAACTCCGCTCCCCGGCAGGCAGAGCCGCGGGTGTGACTGATCCGACCTCCAGACGCGGGTGGGCTTTGTTTGGTCGCTTCCCCTCAGGAGCCGGGAGGTCGGCTCGGGGTCGTGGCTGCGGCTGCAGCGGCCCGTCTCGGAGTGCTCAGAGCCCAGCCGCAGTTTATAAACTCGATCTGCTCCGTCCGTGACCGCGGTGCAGCTCGAGCGAGGTCCCGGCAGGCCCTGCTCTCAGCGGGTAACGATTTGCAGGACCCCCAGTCCCGTCCCCCGAGCCGAGGAGCTGCCCGGGTCCGAGGGAAACAAAACAGGACGAGCTCGACCACCGGCCGGGGGGGAGCGGCACAGGCGGGCCGGGGGTCCCGGCGGGGGAAGGCGCCGGTCACAGCCTTTGCTGCCCTTCCTCTTAGCGAGATTTGTCCCGACGCAGGCCGGGGCCGCCGCCTCGGAGCTGCGGGCAGGGAACGTCGCCGCGCGGGGCCGCGGACCCCGTGCAGCCACCGGGGAGCAGCGGCGGTCGGTAGCGGGGCCGCAGCCCTCGGTTCCCGTCGGGCTGGCGGGCAGAGGCCGCAGCCGCCCACGGTGCAGGGAGCCCGGGAGCGCAAACCCGGCCCAGTGCTGTGGAAGGCGGCTGCGGGCAGCACAGGGACTCAAACCCGGCCCGCGGGGCCGGAGCGTGTCACGGCCGTCCCCAGGGGCGCTGTCCTCCGCCGGTGGAGCGCGGCTGGCCCGCAGAGTGGCCGTTGCTTTTGTTCAGGCTGCGAAGCAGCAGCTCGGAGGCGGAAGGAACAGAGTGTCTTATTCATTAAATTAAAGCAAACGGCTAAAAGGCAGCGCGCTTAGGGGCTGGCACCCGCTGCGCTTCCTACGTGCCCGGGCAGCGGCATGGCAGCTCGACGGCTGCCCCGTTACCTGGGTCTCGTTACGGGCATGTCGTGACCCCCCGTGCAGGGCCGCCAGTgccgggggcgggccgggggccGCGAGGCGGGAGGTCGCTGTTTGCGGAGCCCGCCGCCAGGAAAGTGCGTTCGCCTCCCGGTCTTGTGCAGCGGCCGGTATCTGGACAGCGCGGTGGGACGCGTCCCCTCCTCGGGGCGCAGCGCATCGCCTGCCAGCAGCCACCGAAGCGGTTTGGGTGCTGGGAGCCGGGGCTGCCACGGCCCCTGCACCCGGCAGGTTCGGGCTGCACGTTCCGTCCCGGGGGGGCCCGGGGGGGCCCAGGTCCGCGTTCCCGTGAGGCAGTGCCCGGCTCGACCCACCGACCCCAGCGCACCCTCGTCCTCTCGCGGAGCGGCAGGGCCGGGCACGCAGCTGCGGGCGGGGGGGCGGTACCGGAGGGAGCGCCCGACCACGGCCCCACCACTGCGGAGGAGCAGGGGAACGCCGGGCGGGGGCAGGCGTGCCGGTCCGAGCCCGCAGGCGAGGGAGCGAAGGCCAGAAGCCGCGCGGCCCCACGACCCAAACCGAGGCAATGCGGGAAGAAACACGCTGAAGGAGAAGCTTGTTAAATAATTTATTGATTTATACAAAGTCTTTCCAACCCGCGTAGAGACATTATTTGATCCCAGTGTAAAATCAAGTGTCCGTTTTCCTCTAGTgcttttttgggttgttttctctcttttgataTTATTAAGCATAAAATCCGGAGGCAGGAGAAACCAAACCGCCAAAACACATAGTAGAGGGAgggactgaaagaaaacagccgTTTTTTACACTAGAAATATACAGCACAAAATCTGAAATTTACTATATACAAAGTGGCTGAGCTTGGATTTGGCGACCCATAGAAAACGTAACAAAATCTGATTGTTAGGAGAAGGAAACCTGCAAGAAggtgaaaagaaagaggagcagACCTCAACGGGACacgaaacaaaaccccaaaacgcTGGAAAAAATTCCTTTGAAATTTACACCgatgagagagaaaataatttcataacttattctgtaaaaaatatatatacatctcACATACATCTTGGGCTGTACAACGCCCCGCTCTGCCATCCCGCCGGGGCCCTCACAAGGTATCCgagctggtgctgcaggggcTTACCAGGGACAGGGCCGTGGGTTTGTGCTTCTTCAGTAGCCGCGTGATTTTTTCGTCGTCGGAGTTGGGGTCCAGGGGCTTGTTGTACTCCTCATCGTCCTCATTGTCCGAGCTCTCCTTCAGCTTCTCCGTCTCTGAGTCGTGCTTCTTCTTCGCCGAGGCCATTTCCGCCGCGTGCCGCTTCCGCCACTTGGTCCGTCTGTTCTGGAACCAGACCTGGGCACCGGCACCGGGCACGGCTCAGTCCCGCCGCCCCGGGACCCGACACCCTCCCCCGTGCCGAGCTGCCCCGTCCCGCCGCGGCGACAACAGCGGAAGGTGACGCGCTGGGGACACCAACACCCCTACCCCGATGACCACCCCGCGGACGTCCCCAGCGGGGGCCGTGCAGCGGTAAAAGCGGCGGTTTCGGTGGAAAACGAGATACGGTGGccacaaaaataagttttatgGGTTCCCAGCGCATCTCAACTGGCCGGGGCGCCTCAAGTCGTTGCCAGCTAATTGTGTGGTTATGCAAGGGGAAGCCGTGCCAACTGCTGGAGAGCATCTGCCCTGAAAACTGACCCGAGGGAAGCAGTTACCTGCCCGGCGTTTTGGGGAggggtttgggttatttttgaGGTTTTGGGGAGAGTTCTCTGTTTAGGGTTTATCTGGGTTTCCGTTTGTtcgttttgttgtttttttttttatgtttgtgggctggattttaatttttctgtgtgtttgggtttgttgggttttggtttgcttttgctctggttttggattttgttCGTtcgtttgtttgtgggtttctgatatatataaatatttcctATATCGCTTGCAACACGAAGCACTCTGAGGACCAAACAGCTTGTGTAGAACTTGGGCTAAAATCCTTATCCGATATCCAAACGTAATTTAAATTACGgctgattttaaaacaaacgAGCCGCGCGGCTGCGGTTTCTCCTGGTCGGTGACAATCGCTGCCGAAGCCAGGAGCTGCCGCGCTGCCCCGGCGTCTGCAGAGGGAccccgggcccggcccggcgcgcCCGCAGGACCTACCTTCACCTGGCTCTCGGTCATCCCGAGGGAATAGGCGAGGCGGGCCCGCTCCGGTCCGGCCAAGTACTTCGTTTGTTCGAAGGTTTTCTCCAAAGCAAAAATCTGCTGCCCGGAGAAAGTCGGGCGCGAGTGTTTCTTCTTGCCGTCCTTGTCCAAAACCATCCCCGCCTGAGCTGAAAGCGGAGGAGAAACGGCTCCGTCAGAGCTCTGGTCTGCACCGGTCCCATCCTAGGGCCCGAACTGCTGCGAGGCTGCCTCGGGCTCAGCTGGCTCCGAGCAGGATTCGGTGCAGGGAAGTCCCGGATCGCGGCGGCCGCCCCGTCCACCGCGCCCGCCCGCCCCAGGCCGCGCTCCCCGCTGGAACCGGGCGCACTTACCGGGACAGGCGAGCCGGGGGTCTCTCCAGGGAGAGCCCTGCACCACTCCCGGCCAGAAGATGGGCGGCCGCCCCGGCAGCTCCGCTAGCGGCTTCGGGTAGCGGGAGACGGCGGCGGGGTTGAAGTACATCCCCGCCGAGGCCGCCAGCCCGTTGATGCGGGGCAGCCCGCCCAGCAGGTTGCTGGCGGAGCCCACGGGCCGCCCCAGGATGTCGCTTATTCCGTGCGGCGTCCCCAAGGGGAGCTGTGTGTTGAGCCCGCCCAGGGCAGGCGCCTTGAAGCCGGAGGGGTTCTGCAGGGCGTAGGGAAAGAGGGAGGTCTTCATCTCGGCCATGTTGTGCAGCGCGGCCAGCGGCGTACTGCTGAGGACGAACGCGCTCTGGCGATTAGCATCCATCTGCCCCACCGCTAACATTGGTGGTCATCAGAGAGCGCGGGCCCGTCTCCAACCGCGCCGGCAGCTGCAGCCCCGAGGCCCCGCTCTGGCGGGACAGTCCCTCCTCTGCGGGCGGTATCAACGCAGCAGCAAGTACCAAAGTTTGCCGGCAGCAGGGGAACAGCGGCGCAGCTCCGCCCGCCCCCGCCGCTCGGCGACGCGCACCACGAACGTCCAGGCTGGAGAGCGGCGACAGCCAACTCGGGGCCGCGCAGCGACCCGGCAGAGGTGGGAGTCCCGGGGAAAGGAGTGCCCCGCCGGCGGAGCGTCCCGGcgggctgcggcggcggcgctgggcCCGGGGTCGGGAGGGAGAACGGCCGGGACGGGACCAGCGCCGCTGGGACGGGCTCCGCGCCTCGCCTCGGCCGCGTGTCCCGGCGGCGGGGACCCTGCGCGCCGCGCCCCGGGGCGCAGATAACCGCGCGGGCACCGGCGAGCTCCGCGCCCATTGGGCGGCCACCTCCCCGCGCCGGCGCCGCGGCCCAATCGGCGGGCGCCGAGCGCCCCCACCCCGACACGTCACCGCCGGGCCGGGCGGACCCCGGCGCCGAGGGAGCGCGCAGGGGCCGCACGTGGCCGCGCAGCAGGGCCGCGCGCGggtccgctccgctccgctccgctccgcacCCGCCGGGGTCAGCGCCGCTCCTCTCCCGTCGCGTCGCGGCGGGCGCTTCCCGTGGGGCGGGCACCTCGCTGGGAGGCGGGAGCCCCGCTGAGCCGAAAGGGCTCGGCTCCGGGAGACCTTCCCGCTGCGGCGGGGCCGGGAAGGCCGCGGAGGCGGCCGCTGAGCGCCGCGCCGGGCAGGTCTCCCCCCGAGCGCCTCGCTTCCCGGCCCGCTCGCCTCAGTGTCGGTCATCGGTTCCCAGGGCGCGGCAGCTGTTGCCTTGCGTTAGAGTGGGATGTCTGTAGCGCGGGGCTGAAAGCGGTGTTTTCGTGCTGGGAACAGCGGCTGCGCCCAGTGGGCTTTGCCCGACGCCGCCAGCACCGGAGAGGCCTGGCGGGGACGTACGGCGCTCGGTATGGGGAGGAGGAACGGCCGACACCTCATCGCGGAACGAAGCTCGTTCGCACAAATAAAACTACCGTAGGTATTCTTCTTAATCGAGTATGTGTGCACTTGCCAAGAGAAGAATTCGGGTTTGAGGTCTCAACAGAAACTAATCCCGGGACCGGGGTTTGAAGCGCATTCCTTGTCGTCTCACAGCCGCCGGCTCCTGCTTTCCTGTTGCACTGTTAGCCAAGGAAAAGATTAACGACAAGTGGGGAACTAAAACTTTTCCAAGTGTTCAGAGTGAACATGAATCGGCTTTGCCACATCAGACCACTTACTAAAACGCGATGTCCCTTGGTTGTTGCGATGTCTGTCATCAGAACCGTTTGCAGGTAAATGGGTTTCGTTTAGCCTGAACCAGCAGCTCTAATGTCGGTTAAGTTTGGGAAGTGTTTACTCGGGCTCGATCAATGGTCTTTATTTTCGGTCGCTGAAGTTGGACATGCTGTAACACCGTGTGTGTCTTGTTATGTGCATCCTCGTAAACTGCTTAACGTGAAAACGTGAGATTAAAAATGACGCTGCCCTAAAGAAGGTTTAATAAACGACTTCATCgctttttcctctccctgttgcaaacagcagcaacaaggaGTAGTAAAGGGTTTATCACGCTCCTCACGAAGCCCCTTGTCCCCTTGTCCATTTCTGCTGGCCTTTTGCCTCCGGTTGGGCGGAAGGGTCGGTGCTGACGGCAgcccggcggcggggcgcgACCGTTCCCCGAGGGCTGCGGACCCGCCCGGCTCTCCCGGGACGCGGGGTTGGCCCGtctcggggcgggggggggcaggagcCATCGCACCGCCCCGCCGGGGGCTGTCTCCCTTTGCCGGTGCCTCCCCCGGCCGCGCGCCGTCGGGATTCCGCGGCAGAGGTCCGGGGTCCTCCCGGTGGAGGTGCCCGGGGCGATGGAACGCGTCCTCCTCCCCGCCCGCGGGGTGCCGCCTCCGAGCGCACATCGGCAGCAGCGGCCGCTTCGGCTCCGCCAGTGTGAGGCAGCCCGGGCGCTAACCCATTCACCACGCACAAGCAACCGTTCCCGaggagccggctccgccggtaCTCTTCTGCCTCGCACGGGACCGACGGAACAGGGTAAGCGCGCGCCTGCGGGCTGCAGGACAGGGTGAGCCGGGGAGCTCCCCGCTGCCCCGGTGACCGTGACCGTGTCCgtctctctccctcttcccgACGCGCGCTTCCCGAGTGCCTCAGGCACCCGCGGCCGCTTCGGGGCTCCTGGGGGCCGCTGCCCTGAGCCCCGGCCAGCCCGGCCGTGCGAGTTCCGAGGGGCAGAGCCGATGCGTCCCGCTCTCATCTTCGGGTGAAAGCTAAATCAGCACTCTGAGACCGGCCGATAATCCGTATCTGTCATCAGCGACGCCCGTAGCACGTTAGCGGTACGTTCGTCCTGCTCATTGACCTTCCCGCAATCTAATCAGCTCGCGTTTTTCCAGGTGGAAACATGCGGGGGTTATCTGCAGACTCCGCGCACGACGAAAACGCTTTCGCGTCTTTTCTGCCGGCCTTCCGATGAAGGGGGGCACCGACGGAGGCCTCCCCACCCCGCCGCCCTCCGCGGGAACCCCGGACCGGCaccgcccgcccggccccggctctCGGCTTCCCCTGGTCGGGTGCTGCGTGTCCCTCCCCCGGTCccagtgctgcttttccccGCTGCCGCCAGGCCCCTTCCTCTCGGCGCGGGCCGCACCCTCCCGTGGCGGCTGCGGGCTGCTCCCGGCCAGGGCGCTCCGTCGGCTCCTGTCTCGGCCGCGGGTGTCCGCCTCCCGCTCCTCCCGCCCTGGGTGACCTCGGTGAAAGAacccggggtgggggggccGTCGCGGGGAGCGCACTGCGCGCAGCGGCGCCGGAGCTGCGTTCCGCCGGTGCTAGCGGGCGTCGCGCCGCGTCCGCCGCCTGCCGCCAACACCGCTTTGGCAGAGGCCCTACTGACGTGGAAGTAAACGGCCCGGAGCCGTTTCTGATTACAGGTGCGCTGCGCTGATGGCAGGCGGCCCCGGGAGCTCTAACCGCGCTCGGGCGGCGGGCACGCCACGTTCGCTGTACGAGACGCCGCTTCCTTGAGGTTAATTTCGGCGGAGCAAACCGGGCCGCGGGCAGCGCTGGCCCCGGCGCCCCTTCCCCGCCCGCAGCGGGCGCACAGAGCGGCCGGGGGGGGGTGTCCGCCCCGCGGGACCGGCCTTGCCCCCGCCGCTCCCCGGGCCCTGCCGCCTCCCGCCGTGGGCTGCcggcgccccctggcggccCCGTCTCCCAGCACCCCGGCGCTGCCCCGGGGCCGCCGCGCTCGGCCGCTCTGCCCCGCGCCGAGATCGTAACCGCTCCGCCTCCCCCGGCGCTGTCTTCGGTCCCCTGCGGGACCGGGCGGGTTGTGGCGAGCGCCGGGCAATGTGGAGGGGCGCCGGGCCCCCGGCGCGACGGGGCCTGGGCCGAGTCGCGGCCCGGGGAGCACCACGTACGCGCCCGCGGGGGTCCCTGCTGGAACGCGGCTGCGGGAAAGGGGCGCCGGGCCCTCCGGCTGTGCAGCCAGGCCGGGGCTCATAGGACTGTGGTTGATGGCAAAGGTTCACGGACGCTTTTTGGTGCagttccagcctgggcagaggaTCCGTTTACACCGCTTAGAATTGAAGATCGTTTTGGTTTGTCCCTGACATGAGTAAAGTTTCTTACAACGAGCGCGAAGGCAAAACTGAGATTAGTAACATGAAACTTGTCTGAGACTTACGCGCTGCGGCACACTCGGAGTCTTACAGTACATTGTCCAGTATTAAATACAGCAGGACAAATAACTTCGGACAAGTTCCGTTTGACCTTCCGGTTCTCCCTTTTGTCATGCAGACAAGCAAAGTACCGTTTCTTGTAGCTTTTGTGCAGCTGAAAGTGTCTGTGAGGCTTCGTGCTGAGAGAAAACGAGCTAGGAATAAGGCTAGTCCGTGTTTCACAGTTACGGGCTGTAACGCGTCCCCTTTCCGTCTCACTTTTATGgactgcagagcaggcagatgCGTTGCACATGGACGAATCCATTGCTGTATTGCCCATTACTCCAAAGTGCGTCCTCTCCTGAAttgttctgctgctggtggaggTAGGATGATGCTGGGGAAACACTGTTGTTGCATGGAGTTAGTGCAACGGAACAGGGAAATCCACATTGAGGCCCCGTGAACACGCTGTCTGCCTGTGTTCCTGGCATTAtgaatcctgctgctgcttcatagTGTACCTGAAAGAAACCCTTTTCGTTTAAAAACGAAAGGAGTTTGGGGCTAATAATGTAGTCActagaaaacaaagacattttagactagatgatctctgTCGAAACATCTTCACAGGATGATGTATGTTCTGGGAAAGAccatatttaatatttttcattacgATCTTTGGcacaaaaaaatggaaatatgctAATCGTGCAGAACTGAGGGTCCTCATCAGTATGGAGTGGCACACCAGAGAAACTGCGTGACCTTGAGAGCAGTGTAAcagaaatgtggaaaatgtAAAAGGTGCAAAAATTATTCTATTGCCTCAAAGTAAGGTATTACCACAGTATCATACTTAGGGCACAATAAAACCAACATTTCATACAGCTGTGGCAGGATTTAGACTCACATGTAGGAAAGGGATTTGCagaatttttttcccatggCTTTGAAATTGCAAAGGATAAGAGTTCTAGGATGGTGCATGCCTGGCCACTTCAACAAAGCCTTTtagctgcttgtcctctgttcGCTTGAGACTGCAGACCAGGGTGAAGTTCCAG from Lathamus discolor isolate bLatDis1 chromosome 3, bLatDis1.hap1, whole genome shotgun sequence encodes the following:
- the NKX6-2 gene encoding homeobox protein Nkx-6.2, which translates into the protein MLAVGQMDANRQSAFVLSSTPLAALHNMAEMKTSLFPYALQNPSGFKAPALGGLNTQLPLGTPHGISDILGRPVGSASNLLGGLPRINGLAASAGMYFNPAAVSRYPKPLAELPGRPPIFWPGVVQGSPWRDPRLACPAQAGMVLDKDGKKKHSRPTFSGQQIFALEKTFEQTKYLAGPERARLAYSLGMTESQVKVWFQNRRTKWRKRHAAEMASAKKKHDSETEKLKESSDNEDDEEYNKPLDPNSDDEKITRLLKKHKPTALSLVSPCSTSSDTL